In the Leptospira stimsonii genome, CTTGCGCCTGCTTCGCTCCAAGTGAACACAATCCTAAATTGCTTGTCGATAGAAATTGAGTATTGTCCTTTTCGATCGCCCTTTAACACGTGCAATCGATTACTTGGAGGTATCAGTAAATCTTCTGGGCGTTTCGCGGCA is a window encoding:
- a CDS encoding type II toxin-antitoxin system RelE/ParE family toxin, coding for MIVGFANEETRLVFLGKPSKKFPSKIHERAVKKLKMLNAAKRPEDLLIPPSNRLHVLKGDRKGQYSISIDKQFRIVFTWSEAGASDVEILDYH